Proteins co-encoded in one Solea senegalensis isolate Sse05_10M linkage group LG8, IFAPA_SoseM_1, whole genome shotgun sequence genomic window:
- the brwd1 gene encoding bromodomain and WD repeat-containing protein 3 isoform X1, translating into MAKNRNTSLLESELYYLISRFLTTGPCRRAAEVLANELEDYQLLPGRLDWLGNEHPRTYEDVVAANRHVAPDHLLQICKQIGPLLDKDVPSCVPGVHSLLGSGKQSVLRTPKDCERVQFKASSYAALHRGRPPERPLNCKNPPHLVKVHQGRELTGVQHFSSINPVSNYERMRLHRRILGHLSAVYCIAFDRTGLRIFTGSDDCLVKIWSSFDGRLHSTLRGHSAEITDLAVNYENTLIAAGSCDKTIRVWCLRTCAPVAVLQGHSGSITSLQFSPFAKGSKRYMLSTGTDATVCFWQWDVNNINFSDRPHKFTERPRPGVQTVCSSFSPGGIFLATGSTDDVIRIYYLGSGSPEKTSELHEHTDKVDSIQFCHSGERFVSGSRDGTARIWKLHQRQQWRCILLNMSATLPGAESTSEEESYFKPKVTMVAWDRHDNTVITAVNNHLLKVWNSYTGQLLHILKGHEAEVFVLEPHPFDPRIILSAGHDGNVFIWDLLRGTNTQHYFNMIEGQGHGAVFDCKFTPDGQRFACTDSHGHLLIFGFGSSKPYEKLPDQVFFHTDYRPLIRDANGFVLDEQTQQAPHLMPPPFLVDVDGNPHPPRYQRLVPGRENIAAEHLVPQLGYVATSDGEVVEQVISQQTAEHEEVAVRRIGLLDEAIRQLQEQQDRRIPSVPEEPQGAGAEPEGQAEAQAQAFAVAPSTPRRVSVNDRADVQSPPNVGLRRSGQVEGVRQMHQNAPLSQMATERDLQAWRRRVVVPELPSSSYRDQVEIRTAKGDEEVALYNTKKRRIVYHRDDSDDEPSTTKRAHGRGDMSEFFDMSCEEGEETASSDIHTEDNELDGSDLESSNDEEEWNSDSSSHTSSEYSDWTADAGINLQPSTPLSSRKRARCRLSTSEEEEEENEEEEEKQQSDEEEKPAKKIKEKSKKEKNKPPRRPKARPSINREVSNEFRPSPWITDVIPRKSPFVPQMGDEVIYFRQGHEAYVEAVNRNELYPINLDKQPWKKMELRDQEFVKITGIRYEVCPPTLCCLKLTLIDHGTGKITDKSFSVKYHDMPDVIDFLVLRQSYDEALRRNWQPNDRFRSAIDDAWWFGTIVCQEPYQSEYPDSLFQCFKVRWDNGEIEKLSPWDMEPIPDDAEQPETEGGGIPVTADELRELMYKPQPGEWGERSRDEECERIIAAIDQLINIEIAAPFSGPVDLIQYPTYCTVIAYPTDLGTIKLRLLHRFYRRLSALIWDARYIAHNARTFNEPRSKIAHSAKIITNVLQKFVNNPSCIDIMEIYNAVEEMDDDEEDDDTEAPGTSAGHRLRQRSVEVLPDRDAWKEKCKSLLNYIFQCEDSEPFRQPVNPQNYPDYHDIIDTPMDFGSVKRTLEEDHYENPIELCKDSRLIFANAKAYTPNKRSKIYSMTLRLSAFFEEQIRTIISEYKTAIKSNDRLRRSQRFRKKMQQDHPSATSQKKAAVKSQEKVEISSLTKSTSAKVSAPERARRSRSSSSGHSSSEDDSKAASSTPESDSESEASESEEEKHSGSSRQHHRRQKARVTRSNCAKQKRKVAESESEEEEDDEEMEEEFDSEGEQGEDGEVSSQSSSHSHSYPSRSKKSRSTRLTRNSAATDKKRTEGKAETNGHSRRSLRRERRHPQDSDRATSQGSDREEEKVRVRRSLKRKTARAAVSKIKLLEASEEDDDDDDDNDDDEEEEEKPRRSSSRHAARASKRTAVIQSSSDSDGDLSTQASQNTKESDCESKDEEDGSDSDAPSSSQNRQNGSTRSSKQRTPRQAAKTKRNDTLSHMNGHSAKHHKSDINSEQEETAEESSGEAEEKEDEEEQAVVSQRRSRSTATTLAKKKRITSDEEVEDTEPRTTQHKPPASSDEEDKNTNFQKPSYQNGRNVEEAIQKESKKKSKDTPSKSKDTPSKSKDTPSKSKDKQKSASTNKLNGAESDELNSPKRPSRHKKKLKKEGEYEEESNHSSEEFEVESNTKRSTRNKSKCKRPQGDTSVSESSEQDYKPKRKARRKCSTGSSEDKSDDSDNTSNRRRNLRALPKKKYISDNSLSEEDSVSVSLSEQRNGNKTARSSREDGHRASPTETSNQLSSKRKRIYTSDSEGGQEQKKKEPVSMNNKNSSPASSKRPKRESKQGNSKSKGDTSSQSDSGEEEEDVSRSRRKNVKQPKHKRKESYSSSNHTSESESDRSSSASENSFASSGSHSSPKRRSHRQSGISERTASRQLRQRRQQAASEEEEGDSDVSYGKPQRKTRVNTRNRGKRTVNYQYSE; encoded by the exons TGGCCAAAAATCGGAACACTTCGCTCCTTGAGTCGG AGCTCTATTACTTGATTTCTCGTTTTCTTACAACGGGTCCATGTCGGAGAGCGGCTGAG GTTCTGGCAAATGAACTGGAAGACTATCAG CTCTTGCCCGGGAGACTGGACTGGCTCGGAAACGAGCACCCGAGAACATATGAAGATGTG GTTGCAGCCAACAGACACGTTGCGCCAGATCATTTGCTACAGATATGTAAGCAGATTGGACCACTTCTTGACAAAGATGTGCCATCGTGTGTCCCAGGGGTACACTCTCTCCTGGGGTCTGGAAAGCAGTCAGTGCTTCGAACCCCAAAAG ACTGTGAACGTGTGCAATTTAAAGCTTCATCATATGCAGCCCTTCACCGGGGCAGACCACCAGAGAGGCCTTTGAACTGCAAGAATCCTCCTCACCTAG TGAAGGTGCATCAAGGGAGAGAGCTGACAGGAGTGCAGCACTTCAGCTCCATCAATCCTGTCAGCAACTATGAGCGCATGCGTCTGCATAGGCGGATCCTGGGTCATCTGTCTGCAGTGTACTGTATTGCATTCGATCGCACGGGTCTCAGGATCTTCACA ggcTCAGACGACTGTTTGGTGAAGATTTGGTCTTCGTTTGATGGAAGGCTTCATTCAACATTGCGAGGACACTCTGCAGAAATCACAGATTTGGCAGTTAATTATGAAAACACGCTAATTGCTGCAGGAAGCTGTGACAAAACCATCCGTGTATGGTGCCTTCGTACCTGCGCCCCTGTGGCTGtgctgcagggacacagtggATCCATTACCTCCCTTCAG TTCTCGCCGTTTGCCAAGGGCTCAAAGCGCTACATGCTTTCTACTGGAACTGATGCTACTGTCTGCTTCTGGCAATGGGATGTCAACAACATAAACTTCAG TGATCGGCCACACAAATTTACAGAGCGGCCGAGGCCAGGAGTTCAGACTGTTTGCTCCTCATTCAGTCcag gTGGGATCTTCTTAGCGACAGGAAgtactgatgatgtcatcagaataTATTACCTAGGAAGTGGGAGTCCAGAGAAGACATCGGAGCTCCATGAGCACACA GACAAAGTTGACAGCATTCAGTTTTGCCACTCGGGTGAAAG GTTTGTGAGTGGAAGTCGCGATGGGACAGCACGGATATGGAAGCTGCATCAGCGGCAGCAGTGGAGGTGCATCTTGCTCAACATGTCTGCCACTCTTCCAGG TGCTGAATCAACGAGTGAAGAGGAGAGCTACTTCAAACCCAAAGTCACAATGGTAGCGTGGGATCGCCATGACAATACAGTCATCACGGCTGTTAACAACCATCTCCTCAAAGTGTGGAACTCCTACACAGGACAGCTGCTACATATCCTTAAA GGCCACGAGGCTGAGGTGTTTGTACTGGAACCACACCCCTTTGACCCCAGGATTATCCTATCTGCTGGTCATGATGGGAATGTCTTCATATGGGATCTGCTGAGAGGGACTAACACACAGCATTACTTCAACATG attgAGGGCCAAGGTCATGGAGCTGTGTTCGACTGCAAATTCACTCCAGACGGCCAGCGTTTTGCCTGCACAGATTCTCACGGCCATCTGCTCATCTTTGGCTTTGGCAGTTCTAAGCCATATGAGAAG CTTCCAGACCAGGTGTTCTTCCACACCGACTACAGACCGTTGATCCGGGATGCCAATGGCTTTGTGTTGGATGAACAGACTCAGCAGGCGCCTCATCTCATGCCCCCACCCTTCCTGGTGGATGTGGATGGAAATCCCCATCCTCCGAG gTATCAGCGTCTTGTTCCAGGGCGGGAGAACATTGCTGCTGAACACCTGGTTCCACAGCTGGGATACGTAGCCACCA GTGATGGTGAGGTGGTGGAGCAGGTGATCAGCCAGCAGACTGCGGAACACGAAGAGGTGGCGGTGAGACGCATCGGTCTTCTGGATGAGGCCATTCGACAGCTGCAGGAGCAACAGGACCGTCGGATCCCGTCTGTGCCAGAGGAACCGCAAGGTGCTGGAGCCGAACCCGAGGGACAAGCTGAGGCTCAGGCCCAAGCTTTTGCAGTAGCACCAAGCACACCACGCAGAG TGTCTGTGAATGATCGAGCAGATGTGCAGTCACCTCCGAATGTAGGTCTGCGCCGCAGTGGACAGGTGGAAGGTGTCCGTCAGATGCACCAGAATGCTCCTCTTAGCCAAATGGCCACTGAGAGAGACCTGCAGGCCTGGAGACGGAGGGTGGTGGTGCCTGAACTGCCATCCAGCAGCTACAG agacCAGGTGGAAATTCGAACAGCCAAGGGAGATGAGGAGGTGGCTTTGTACAATACGAAGAAGAGGCGCATTGTCTACCATCGa GACGACTCGGATGATGAACCCTCCACTACAAAGCGAGCACATGGCCGTGGTGACATGTCAGAATTTTTTGACATGTCATgtgaagagggagaggaaacgGCAAGCTCAGACATACACACTGAG GACAACGAACTAGATGGGAGTGATCTGGAGTCGTCTAATGATGAAGAGGAGTGGAACAGTGACAGCTCAAG CCACACATCCAGCGAGTACTCGGACTGGACAGCAGACGCTGGTATCAACCTGCAGCCCTCAACCCCTTTGTCATCAAGGAAAAGAGCAAGGTGCAGGCTCAGCacctctgaggaggaggaagaggagaacgaggaagaggaggagaagcagcagagtgACGAGGAGGAGAAACCTGCGAAGAAAATCAAGGAGAAGTccaaaaaggaaaagaacaagCCACCACGG CGTCCGAAGGCCAGACCATCAATCAACAGAGAGGTGTCCAATGAATTCAGACCCTCACCATGGATCACTGATGTCATTCCCAGGAAATCTCCTTTTGTGCCCCAAATGGGGGATGAG GTTATCTACTTTCGGCAGGGACACGAGGCCTATGTTGAGGCAGTGAATCGAAATGAACTGTACCCCATCAACTTAGACAAACAGCCCTGGAAGAAAATGGAGCTGCGG gACCAAGAGTTTGTGAAGATCACTGGGATCAGATATGAAGTCTGCCCTCCAACACTTTGCTGTCTGAAGCTCACGCTCATTGACCACGGCACTGGCAAAATCACAgacaagtcattttctgtcaa ATATCACGACATGCCAGATGTTATAGATTTCCTGGTGTTGAGGCAAAGTTATGATGAGGCTCTCCGTAGAAACTGGCAACCAA ATGATAGGTTTCGTTCAGCTATAGACGATGCCTGGTGGTTTGGGACCATCGTCTGCCAGGAGCCGTACCAGTCTGAGTATCCCGACAGTCTCTTCCAGTGTTTCAAAGTCAG ATGGGACAATGGGGAAATAGAGAAATTGAGTCCTTGGGACATGGAACCTATTCCAGATGATG CCGAGCAGCCAGAGACAGAAGGTGGCGGAATCCCTGTGACAGCAGATGAGTTGAGAGAGCTGATGTACAAGCCTCAGCCAGGGGAGTGGGGAGAGAGGAGCAGGGACGAGGAGTGTGAACGGATCATTGCGGCCATCGACCAGCTCATCAATATCG AGATTGCAGCTCCCTTCTCCGGTCCCGTGGACCTGATTCAGTATCCCACCTACTGCACTGTGATCGCTTATCCTACTGATTTGGGAACAATCAAACTGCGACTCTTGCACAGATTCTACAG ACGCCTTTCAGCATTAATTTGGGATGCCAGATATATTGCACATAATGCCCGCACTTTCAATGAGCCAAGGAGTAAGATTGCCCACTCTGCAAAAATCATCACAAATGTCCTTCAGAAATTTGTCAA TAATCCAAGCTGCATCGATATCATGGAGATTTACAATGCTGTTGAagagatggatgatgatgaagag GACGATGATACAGAAGCACCAGGAACCTCAGCTGGGCACAGGTTACGTCAG CGCTCTGTGGAGGTGCTGCCTGATAGAGATGCCTGGAAGGAAAAATGCAAGAGTCTGCTCAACTATATATTTCAGTGTGAGGACTCGGAGCCATTCAGACAGCCTGTGAATCCTCAGAACTATCCA GACTACCATGACATTATTGATACACCAATGGATTTTGGCTCCGTGAAAAGGACACTGGAGGAAGACCACTATGAAAATCCGATAGAGCTTTGCAAAGATTCTCGACTAATATTTGCCAATGCTAAAGCTTACACTCCCAATAAACGCTCAAAG ATTTACAGTATGACCTTGCGGCTCTCTGCCTTCTTTGAGGAGCAAATCAGAACGATCATATCTGAGTATAAAACTGCTATCAAGAGTAATGACAGGCTCCGCCGCAGTCAGAGGTTCCGCAAGAAGATGCAACAAGATCATCCCAGCGCCACAAG TCAAAAGAAGGCTGCAGTCAAATCTCAGGAAAAAGTCGAAATATCGTCACTGACCAAATCTACCTCAGCCAAAGTGTCTGCTCCTGAGAGAGCCAGGAGGAGTCGAAGCAGCAGCTCAGGTCACAGCTCCTCAGAGGATGACTCCAAAGCTGCTTCATCAACACCAG agTCAGATAGTGAGAGTGAGGCAAGTGAGTcggaggaggaaaaacattcTGGTTCCTCGAGACAACATCACCGTAGACAGAAGGCAAGAGTTACAAGAAGCAATTGTGCCAAGCAGAAGAGAAAAG ttgcagagagtgagagcgaagaggaggaagatgatgaggagatggaggaggaattTGATAGTGAAGGTGAACAAGGTGAGGATGGAGAAGTGTCCTCCCAGTCTTCAAGTCATAGCCATAGCTACCCCAGCAGGAGTAAAAAGAGCAGGAGTACACGGCTGACCAGAAACAGCGCTGCCACAGACAAGAAACGGACAG AGGGCAAAGCAGAGACCAATGGTCACAGCAGAAGGTCATTGCGCAGGGAGAGACGTCACCCACAGGACTCTGACAGAGCCACATCCCAAGGCTCAGACCGGGAGGAAGAGAAAGTCAGAGTCCGCAGGTCACTCAAGAGAAAGACGGCAAGGGCAGCTGTGAGTAAGATCAAACTCCTTGAAGCAtcagaggaagatgatgatgatgatgatgataatgatgatgatgaagaggaggaggagaagccaaGAAGGAGCAGCAGCCGCCACGCAGCCCGGGCCAGCAAACGCACTGCAGTGATCCAGAGTAGTTCAGATTCAGATGGAGATCTGTCAACACAGG CCTCTCAGAATACAAAAGAATCAGATTGTGAGTCAAAGGATGAGGAAGATGGAAGTGACAGTGATGCGCCATCCTCCTCTCAGAATCGTCAGAACGGCAGTACGAGGTCCAGCAAACAGAGGACACCAAGACAAGCTgctaaaacaaagagaaatg ATACTTTGTCCCACATGAATGGACACAGtgcaaaacatcacaaatcTGACATCAACTCTGAGCAGGAggaaactgcagaggagagtTCTGGTGAAGCTGAGGAgaaagaggatgaagaggaacaGGCAGTAGTTTCTCAGAGACGTTCTAGAAGCACAGCAACCACTCTAGCCAAGAAAAAGAGGATTACAAGTGATGAGGAGGTAGAGGACACTGAACCCAGGACCACACAACACAAACCTCCAGCAAGTTCAGATGAAGAGGACAAAAACACCAATTTCCAGAAACCTTCTTACCAAAATGGAAGAAATGTGGAGGAAGCAATCCAGAAGGAGTCTAAGAAAAAGAGCAAAGATACACCATCAAAAAGCAAAGATACACCATCAAAAAGCAAAGATACACCATCAAAAAgcaaagataaacaaaaatcTGCCTCAACTAATAAACTAAATGGTGCAGAATCAGATGAACTAAATTCTCCGAAGAGACCCAGCCGACAcaagaagaaactgaaaaaagagGGAGAATACGAAGAAGAAAGCAACCACTCCAGTGAAGAATTTGAGGTTGAATCAAACACCAAGAGGTCAACACGAAACAAGAGCAAATGTAAACGGCCTCAAGGTGACACCTCCGTTTCAGAGAGCTCAGAGCAGGATTATAAACCCAAGAGGAAGGCGAGAAGGAAATGTTCCACTGGTTCATCTGAAGATAAGTCGGATGATTCAGATAACACATCAAATAGACGCCGGAATCTCAGAGCCCTcccaaaaaagaaatacatcaGTGATAACTCTCTCTCTGAAGAAGATTCTGTATCTGTGAGCCTGAGTGAACAGAGGAACGGTAACAAAACGGCCAGATCTTCAAGGGAAGACGGCCACAGAGCCTCTCCCACTGAAACCAGTAATCAGCTGTCTTCCAAGAGAAAACGCATTTACACCTCAGACTCCGAAGGTGGGcaggagcaaaaaaagaaggagcCAGTCTCCATGAACAACAAAAATAGCAGCCCAGCCTCCTCAAAGCGCCCCAAAAGGGAATCCAAACAAGGGAATAGTAAAAGCAAGGGGGACACCTCTTCCCAGTCTGATTCtggcgaggaggaggaagatgtcAGTCGTTCAAGAAGGAAGAACGTGAAGCAGCCAAAACACAAACGAAAAGaaagctacagcagcagcaaccatACTTCTGAGTCGGAAAGCGATCGGTCATCTTCGGCCTCTGAAAACTCTTTTGCCAGCTCAGGGTCCCACAGCAGTCCAAAGAGGAGAAGTCATAGACAGTCTGGGATCAGTGAAAGGACGGCCAGTCGCCAGCTAAGGCAGCGTCGGCAGCAGGCTGCctcagaagaggaggagggtgacaGTGACGTATCTTATGGCAAACCACAGCGAAAGACGCGTGTCAACACCCGTAACAGGGGTAAACGTACAGTAAATTATCAGTACAGCGAATGA